A window from Deltaproteobacteria bacterium encodes these proteins:
- a CDS encoding zf-TFIIB domain-containing protein codes for MTISKPSQPEEEYFARLEVEKKLKLSHEKRGKISEAEIKRLKELHWMHCPKCGMELHPIPYRGVTLDKCFHCHGVYLDDGELEKIAGSESGFLKGLLSLFKS; via the coding sequence ATGACGATCTCAAAACCGTCACAACCTGAAGAGGAGTATTTTGCCCGTCTGGAAGTGGAAAAAAAGCTCAAACTGTCCCATGAAAAGAGGGGGAAGATCTCAGAAGCTGAGATCAAGAGACTCAAGGAGCTTCACTGGATGCACTGCCCTAAATGCGGGATGGAGCTGCACCCAATCCCCTACCGTGGTGTAACGCTCGATAAATGCTTTCACTGTCACGGGGTCTATCTGGATGACGGCGAGCTCGAAAAGATCGCCGGCTCCGAGAGTGGTTTCCTAAAAGGGCTCTTAAGCCTCTTTAAGTCCTGA